Within Xanthomonas oryzae pv. oryzae, the genomic segment ACTTTATCGCTGCGGTCTACCTGCGACGCTACGGCGCGCAGCTGCGTCGCTTTCTGCCGCAGTTTCTGGTGTACCGCGATGCCGATGGCGAGCTGATGGCGGCAGTGGGGATGCGGCTTGGCAGCGCTGGTGGCTTGTTCGTGGAGCAATATCTCGACGAGCCTGCCGAGTCGGCACTGGCCGCCTGCATGGCGGTGCCGGTGGCACGCTCGGGGCTTGCCGAGGTGGGAAACTTTGCGGCGATCAGCTCCGGCAGTGCACGCGCACTGATTCCACAGATGACCCACGCGCTGCACAACGTCGGCGTGCGCTGGGTGTTGTTTGGCGCGACCCGTGGCCTGCGCAATACCTTCAATCGGCTACAGCTAGGCACGGTGGGGCTGGTGCCTGCCGTGCAGTCGCGTCTTCGCGACGATGACACCGATTGGGGCAGTTACTACGCCACGCAACCGCAAGTGGTATGCGGCGACGTCGCCGCCGGGCATGCCTTTTTGCTGGAGCGGCAGGCGCTGCGCCCGCAGGCCACACGCCCGGGCATCGACACGCTGCCGTACCTGATGGGAGTGGGCGCATGAGTGCACGATTCGGCCAATTGCTCGCTGAGCCACACGGCCATGCACTGCGGGTGCTGAGCGCCACCAGCAACCTGCACGCGCAGACCTTGGCCGACGCTGTCGCGCGGTTGGCAGCCTGCCTGCAGACCGCGGGGCTGACGCGGGTCGCCAGCCGGCTGGACAACGGTCCGGACTGGTTGATCCTGGATCTGGCGCTACGTCTGATCGACGCCGTGCACGTGCCATTGCCGACGTTCTTCTCCGATGGCCAGGTACTGCACGCGCTGACCTCCAGTGGCGCGCAATGCGTGGTGACCGATGCGGCCGCCGCCGCGCCGCCCGGCACCAGCGGCCCACTCCCAGCGCTGCAGCAAGATGCGCTGCGCTGCTGGCGGGTGGCAGCGATCATCGAGCGACCTGTATTGCCGGATGCCACTGCCTGCATCACCTACACCTCCGGCACCACGGGTCGCCCCAAGGGCGTGTGCCTGTCGGCTGACAGTTTGCTCACGGTGGCGGCGTCGCTGGTAGATGCCTCGGCTGCCATCGCACCGCGTCGGCATCTTTGCCTGATGCCGTTGTCTACCTTGCTGGAGAACGTGGCCGGGCTGTACGCGACCTTGTTGTCCGGTGCGCAGGTGGCGCTGCCGTCGCTGGCGCAGATCGGGTATACCGGCGCCAGCGGGCTGGATGTGCCTGCGCTGCTGCGCTGCCTGCACCAGTATCAACCCGAAAGCGTGATCCTGGTGCCGCAGTTGTTGCTCGCCCTGGTCAGCGCTGCCGAGCACGGCGTGGCCCTGCCCGCATCGCTGCGCTATATCGCGGTCGGAGGCGGGCACATCGGCCCCAGCTTGCTCGCGCGTGCCGCTGCGTTGGAGCTGCCGGTATTCGAAGGCTACGGCCTAACCGAATGCGGCTCGGTGGTCTGTCTCAACCGGCCCGGCGCAGTGCGTGCCGGCAGCGTCGGTCAGCCATTGGCGCATGCGCAGGTGCGGATCGTCGATGGCGAACTTCAAGTCGGTGGCGTGCAGGCACTTGGCTATCTGGGTGAGGACGCGCCACCGCCGGGTCCGGTGCGCACCGGTGATCTGGGGCATGTCGACCCAGACGGTTTCGTGCACATCACCGGGCGTCGCAAACATGTCTTCATTACCGCGTTCGGCCGCAATGTCTCGCCCGAATGGGTAGAAAGCGAGTTGCTGCAGCATCCGCTGCTTGCGCAGGCGGTGGTGTGGGGCGAGGCGCAGGCCGACAACGTCGCGGTGCTATGGCCGCGCCGGCCCGACAGCGATGATGCCGCGCTCGCCAAGGCGCTCTCCGAGGTCAATGCCGGCTTACCCGACTACGCACGCCTGGCGCGCTTCGTCCGCGCCGATGCACCGTTCAACGCACGTGAGGGCCTGCTCACGGCCAACGGGCGCCCCCGCCGCGACGCGATCCTCGCGCGCTATCAATCCGCCGTCGACCGCAGCTATCGGTTGCCGGCCACCGTCGTCTCTCAAGGAATTTCTCCATGACGTTTTATGCATCTTTGCTGGCGCAGACCCAGGCCGAACGCGAGCGCATGACCCAGGTGCCGATCATCCAGGCGGCACTGGCCGGCAACATCGCGCGGGCCGACTACGTTGCGTTTCTTGGCCAGGCCTATCATCACGTGCGGCATACCGTGCCGCTGCTGATGGCTTGCGGTGCACGCCTGCCGGCGCGGCTGGAATGGCTGCGCGCAGCCATCGGCGAATACATCGAGGAGGAGATGGGGCACCAGGAGTGGATCCTGGACGATCTGGTGGCATGCGGGCAGGCGCGCGAAGCGACCGTGCTCGCCGGCCCGTCGCTGGCCACCGAGTTGTTGGTCAGCTACGCCTACGACACCATCCAGCGGGGCAACCCGGTCGGCTTCTTCGGCATGGTGCTGGTGCTGGAAGGCACCAGCGTGGCGTTGGCCACACGTGCGGCCAACAGCATTGCGCAGTCGCTGGAATTGCCGCGCAATGCGTTCAGTTACTTGTTGTCGCATGGCGATCTGGATATCGAGCATGCCGGCTTTTTCGAGAAGCTGATGAACCGGCTCGATGACCCACTCGACCAGCAGGCGGTGGTGCATGCGGCCACGCGTTTCTACGTGCTGTACGGCGATCTGTTTCGCACCCTGCGCAGCGATGGCGTGCGGCTGGCGGAGGCCGCGTAATGGATCTCCACGGCAAGTGCATCATCCTGACCGGCGCCACGGGTGGCATCGGCAGCGCACTCTGTGCGGGCCTGGTCGAGGCAGGCGCAACCGTCGTTGCGGTGGGGCGAATCGAGGAGACGTTGCGGCGCCAGGCGGCAGCGCATGCGCCTGGGCGCGTCGTCCCGGTGGTCGCCGATCTGGCCAGCGAGTCCGGTCGTGCGGTGTTGCTGGCACGTGCGCATGAGATGCGCCCGGCACCGTCGGTGTTGGTGCTTGCGCATGCGCAAAGCCACTTTGGATTGCTGCAGGACCAAGATCCGGTGGCACTGACCGCATTGGTGCATCTGAATCTCACCGTGCCGATGCTGCTGGTGCAGGCGCTCTTGCCGGCCTTCGTGCGCCAGCCGCATGCAGCGATGGTGGCGGTCGGCTCCACCTTCGGCAGTATTGGATTTGCCGGTTTTGCCGGCTACAGCGCCAGCAAATTCGGTCTGCGTGGTCTGTTCGAAGCGCTGGCACGCGAGCATGCCGGTACCAGCGTGCGTTTCCAGTATCTGTCGCCGCGTGCCACGGCCACGGCGTTCAACCCTGCGGCGGTGGATGCGCTCAATGCGGCGTTGGGAACAGCGGTGGATCGTGCCGAGGACGTCGCCGCAGCGCTCTTGCAATCGATCGTGCGCGGCCATGCACGGCGTCAGTTGGGGTGGCCGGAAAAACTGTTTGCCCGGCTCAACGGGCTGCTGCCCGAACTGGTGGACCGCGCCTTGCGCAAACAGCTTCACCTCATCCACCGCCATGCGCGGCCTAGCGGCGCTGCCGCCACACAGGAGTTTTCGCATGAACCGCAGTTGCCGTAAGCCGCGCATTTTCAGTGCGCTGGGGTTGTGCATGATCGCCGGTGCCGGTTGGGCAGCCGGACTGCCGCCGCAGGTGGCGCAACTGCAGGACCGCTGGGCGGTGATCACCTATCAACTGCCAAAACCGCAGCGTGTGGTCGCACTGGAAGCACTCGCACAGCAGTCCGATCAGGTGCGTCATGCCTTGCCAGACGATGCAGATGCCTTGATCTGGGACGGCATCGTGCGCTCCAGTCTGGCTTGAGAAAAAGGTGGTCTGGGTGCGTTGGCGCAGGTCAAACGTGCACGCAGCGATTTCGAAGAAGCGATCAAACGTGCACCGCGCGCGCTCGATGGCGCGGCCTACACCAGCCTGGGTGCGTTGTATTACCAGGTACCTGGCTGGCCGATCGGATTCGGTGACGATGCCAAGGCGCGCACCTTGCTCTATCAAGGCTTGGCGATCGACCCTGACGGACTGGACAGTAATTACTTCGTCGGCGACTTCCTGCGCGACCAGAAGGACTGGGCTGGCGCGGAGAAGGCCTTCGCGAAGGCGGCGGCCGCAGCGCCGCGTCCTGGCCGGCAAATTGCCGATGCCGGCCGCCGCAAGGAACTGGCCGCCAAGCTGGCAGATGTGCGGGCGCAGCTTGCCAAGCAGTGAGCAGACTTCCAGACTGCACTGCATGCGCATTCTGCTGGTTGAAGACGATCTTTCACTGGGCGAAGGCATCCGCACCGCGCTGCGGCGCGCCGCCTATGCGGTGGACTGGGTGCATGACGGCGTCAGTGCGTTGATGGCGCTACAGGAGCAGACCATGGATCTGGTCATCCTGGATTTGGGGTTGCCGCGCATGGATGGCATCGAGGTCATTCGCACCGCACGCGCACGTGCGGTGGACACGCCGATTCTGGTACTCAGCGCACGCGAACGTGCAGCCGACCGCGCGCTTGGCCCGGATGTCGGTGCAGACGATTATCTGGGCAAGCCGTTCGACACCAATGAACTGTTGGCGCGCACGAGGGCCTTGCTGCGGCGCTCGGCCGGGCGCACGCAGCCTGCATTGCAGGCCGGCGCATTGCGGCTGGATCCGGCTGGCATGTCGGTGCGCTGGCATGGCCGCGATCTGGATCTGACCCGTCGCGAATTCGCCCTGTTGTGGCTGCTGATGGAGCAGCGTGGACGACCGATCGGTCGCGAACGCATCCAGCAGCATCTCTATGGATGGGACGAAGACGTCGCCAGCAATGCGGTGGACGTGCATGTGCACCAGCTGCGTCGCAAGCTGTCGGCAGCCGTGATCCGCACCATTCGCGGTATTGGCTATGCACTGGACGAACAGGCCGCACAGGCCGCCGCGGCCCCGCCGCAGGCACCGCAATGAATTCGATTCGACGTGTGTTGTTGCTGGCCTTGCTGGGCGTGTTGTCGCTGCTGATGTTGGCCGCAGCCGGTTTTAGCTATCGCGCAGGCCTGCAGGAAGCCGGTGAGATGTTCGATGCACGCCTCGTGCAATCGGCGCGCGTGCTGCGTTCGTTGGTGGATCAACCCCTGGACGACCTGCGAGCAGGCGAGCCGACCGTGATCCGCGGATGGCATGGGCAGGCGCAAGGCGTGGGCGAAGCGTTGGCGTTCAACGACGGCCATGCCTACGAAACCAAACTGGCATTCCAGGTGCGCAACGCGGCCGGCGCGCTGCTCTTGCGATCGGACAGCGCACCGGCGCAACCATTGGCGCCGCTACGTGCCGGTTATGCAGACGTGCAACGTGCCGACGGCCAGTGGCGCACATTTACCTTGCGCTCGCCGGGCGGGCGCTGGTTCCAATCGGCCGAACGCGCCGACATTCGTGAGGAGCTTGCCGAAGACATCGCGCTGGGAACCTTGTTGCCGCTGCTGATGGCGCTGCCATTGATGGGGCTGCTGATCTGGGCCGTGGTGAATTGGGCCATGCGCGCGCTGGTGCGTGTCTCCGATGAGATCGGCGAGCGCGACCCCAAGCGCTTGCAGCCGCTGCAGCCGCAGCACATGCCGCGCGAGGTGCACGGCCTGGTGCGCGCAGTGAACGGATTGATGGATCGCGTGCAGGAAGGCCTGGAACGCGAACGTCGCTTCATCGCCGATGCCGCGCATGAATTGCGGACGCCAATTGCCGCACTCAAAGTGCATGCGGCCAATTTGCGTCTGGCTGCCAATGCGGAGGAACGCGATGAATCGCAGCAGCAACTCGATGCCACCGTGCTCCGCATCGAACGCATGATCGCCCAGCTGCTGGCCTTGAGCAGGGTGGAAGCGGTGGCTGCGCCCCCACAGCGCCGCGTGAGCCTGGACACCTTGGTGCGCAGCGATTGCGAAGATGTGCTGGCGCTGGCAATGCAACGTCAGCAGACCGTGGAGTTGGCACTGCAACCGGTGATGGTCATCGCCGACGAAACCGCGTTATCGCTGCTGCTACGCAACCTGCTGGAGAATGCCGTGCGCTACACGCCGGCGGGTGGCCGCATCCGGGTCGGCACGCATAACGCGCCGCAGCCGACCCTGGTGGTGGAAGATTCCGGCCCAGGCATCCCCGAGGCGGCGCGCGCACGCGTCTTTCATCGTTTTCATCGCGAACTGGGCACCTGTGTGGAAGGCAGCGGGTTGGGTTTGTCGATCGTGCACGACATCGCCGTGGCACACGCGGCGCGCGTGCAGCTGGATGAATCGCCTGCGTTGGGCGGCTTGCGCGTCCGCGTG encodes:
- a CDS encoding thermostable hemolysin is translated as MYARSAFASASLIEVGHPRRQEVEHFIAAVYLRRYGAQLRRFLPQFLVYRDADGELMAAVGMRLGSAGGLFVEQYLDEPAESALAACMAVPVARSGLAEVGNFAAISSGSARALIPQMTHALHNVGVRWVLFGATRGLRNTFNRLQLGTVGLVPAVQSRLRDDDTDWGSYYATQPQVVCGDVAAGHAFLLERQALRPQATRPGIDTLPYLMGVGA
- a CDS encoding AMP-binding protein, which codes for MSARFGQLLAEPHGHALRVLSATSNLHAQTLADAVARLAACLQTAGLTRVASRLDNGPDWLILDLALRLIDAVHVPLPTFFSDGQVLHALTSSGAQCVVTDAAAAAPPGTSGPLPALQQDALRCWRVAAIIERPVLPDATACITYTSGTTGRPKGVCLSADSLLTVAASLVDASAAIAPRRHLCLMPLSTLLENVAGLYATLLSGAQVALPSLAQIGYTGASGLDVPALLRCLHQYQPESVILVPQLLLALVSAAEHGVALPASLRYIAVGGGHIGPSLLARAAALELPVFEGYGLTECGSVVCLNRPGAVRAGSVGQPLAHAQVRIVDGELQVGGVQALGYLGEDAPPPGPVRTGDLGHVDPDGFVHITGRRKHVFITAFGRNVSPEWVESELLQHPLLAQAVVWGEAQADNVAVLWPRRPDSDDAALAKALSEVNAGLPDYARLARFVRADAPFNAREGLLTANGRPRRDAILARYQSAVDRSYRLPATVVSQGISP
- a CDS encoding TenA family transcriptional regulator, which translates into the protein MTFYASLLAQTQAERERMTQVPIIQAALAGNIARADYVAFLGQAYHHVRHTVPLLMACGARLPARLEWLRAAIGEYIEEEMGHQEWILDDLVACGQAREATVLAGPSLATELLVSYAYDTIQRGNPVGFFGMVLVLEGTSVALATRAANSIAQSLELPRNAFSYLLSHGDLDIEHAGFFEKLMNRLDDPLDQQAVVHAATRFYVLYGDLFRTLRSDGVRLAEAA
- a CDS encoding SDR family oxidoreductase; this translates as MDLHGKCIILTGATGGIGSALCAGLVEAGATVVAVGRIEETLRRQAAAHAPGRVVPVVADLASESGRAVLLARAHEMRPAPSVLVLAHAQSHFGLLQDQDPVALTALVHLNLTVPMLLVQALLPAFVRQPHAAMVAVGSTFGSIGFAGFAGYSASKFGLRGLFEALAREHAGTSVRFQYLSPRATATAFNPAAVDALNAALGTAVDRAEDVAAALLQSIVRGHARRQLGWPEKLFARLNGLLPELVDRALRKQLHLIHRHARPSGAAATQEFSHEPQLP
- a CDS encoding response regulator transcription factor, whose protein sequence is MRILLVEDDLSLGEGIRTALRRAAYAVDWVHDGVSALMALQEQTMDLVILDLGLPRMDGIEVIRTARARAVDTPILVLSARERAADRALGPDVGADDYLGKPFDTNELLARTRALLRRSAGRTQPALQAGALRLDPAGMSVRWHGRDLDLTRREFALLWLLMEQRGRPIGRERIQQHLYGWDEDVASNAVDVHVHQLRRKLSAAVIRTIRGIGYALDEQAAQAAAAPPQAPQ
- a CDS encoding ATP-binding protein, with product MLLALLGVLSLLMLAAAGFSYRAGLQEAGEMFDARLVQSARVLRSLVDQPLDDLRAGEPTVIRGWHGQAQGVGEALAFNDGHAYETKLAFQVRNAAGALLLRSDSAPAQPLAPLRAGYADVQRADGQWRTFTLRSPGGRWFQSAERADIREELAEDIALGTLLPLLMALPLMGLLIWAVVNWAMRALVRVSDEIGERDPKRLQPLQPQHMPREVHGLVRAVNGLMDRVQEGLERERRFIADAAHELRTPIAALKVHAANLRLAANAEERDESQQQLDATVLRIERMIAQLLALSRVEAVAAPPQRRVSLDTLVRSDCEDVLALAMQRQQTVELALQPVMVIADETALSLLLRNLLENAVRYTPAGGRIRVGTHNAPQPTLVVEDSGPGIPEAARARVFHRFHRELGTCVEGSGLGLSIVHDIAVAHAARVQLDESPALGGLRVRVQCVGHPIS